The following are encoded together in the Chaetodon auriga isolate fChaAug3 chromosome 6, fChaAug3.hap1, whole genome shotgun sequence genome:
- the parietopsin gene encoding parietopsin, whose protein sequence is MDSNSTLWSSGPHPPSIQAEVATVVPTIFPRLGYSILSFLMFINTVLSVFNNGLVIIVMVRNPSLLQPMNVFILSLAVSDLMIGLCGSLVVTITNYQGSFFIGHAACVFQGFAVNYFGLVSLCTLTLLAYERYNVVCKPRASLKLSMRRSIIGLLFVWTFCLFWAVTPLFGWSSYGPEGVQTSCSLAWEERSWSNYSYLIFYTLLCFIFPVIVIIYCYCKVLTSMNKLNRSVELQGGRSSQKENDHAVNMVLAMIIAFFVCWLPYTTLSVVIVMDPELYIPPLLATMPMYFAKTSPVYNPIIYFLSNKQFRDAALELLSCGHYIPHVATSVSINMHPLSRRSRLTSFGSRVNTHSKVLPL, encoded by the exons ATGGACAGCAACAGCACACTGTGGAGCTCCGGCCCTCaccctccatccatccaggcCGAGGTGGCGACCGTGGTGCCCACCATCTTCCCTCGGCTGGGCTACAGTATACTCTCCTTCCTCATGTTCATCAACACAGTGTTATCAGTTTTTAACAACGGTCTGGTCATAATCGTGATGGTGAGGAATCCGTCTCTCCTCCAGCCTATGAACGTTTTTATCCTCAGCCTCGCTGTGTCTGACCTCATGATTGGCCTCTGCGGCTCCCTGGTCGTCACCATCACCAACTACCAAGGCTCTTTCTTTATCGGCCACGCGGCCTGCGTGTTTCAAGGATTTGCAGTCAACTATTTTG GTCTGGTGTCTCTCTGCACTCTGACCCTGCTTGCCTATGAGCGGTACAACGTGGTGTGTAAGCCAAGAGCTAGTCTAAAGTTGAGCATGCGGAGAAGCATCATCGGGCTACTTTTCGTCTGGACCTTCTGCTTGTTTTGGGCTGTGACTCCGCTATTTGGCTGGAGCTCCTACGGACCTGAGGGAGTCCAGACCTCCTGCTCTCTGGCCTGGGAGGAGAGATCATGGAGCAACTACAGCTATCTCATCTTCTACACACTCCTCTGCTTCATTTTCCCTGTTATAGTCATCATCTACTGCTACTGCAAAGTGCTCACATCCATGAATAAG CTGAACAGGAGTGTGGAGCTCCAGGGTGGGCGTTCCAGCCAAAAGGAGAATGATCATGCTGTCAACATGGTCCTGGCCATGATCAtagctttttttgtttgctggCTGCCCTACACAACGTTGTCAGTGGTGATAGTTATGGATCCAGAGCTCTACATCCCTCCGCTTCTTGCCACCATGCCCATGTACTTTGCCAAGACCAGCCCCGTCTATAACCCCATCATCTACTTCCTTTCCAACAAGCAG TTCCGTGATGCCGCTCTGGAGTTGCTGTCCTGCGGCCACTACATTCCCCACGTGGCCACCAGCGTCAGCATCAACATGCACCCCTTGAGCAGGAGGAGCCGGCTGACTTCCTTCGGCAGTCGCGTCAACACGCACAGCAAAGTGTTGCCTTTGTGA